The genomic interval CCCCCCAATTGGAGTGGGACGGACACGGCCCGGGAAATCTCCTCTACCACGTCCAGGTTCTGGGGCTCACCGATGAATGCCCCGTCCAAATCCACCAGGTGGATAATAGGCGCCCCCAATTCCTCCCATTGCTTAGCTGTCTCTACCGGGTCATCGGAAAACACCGTCATTTGTTCAGGATCCCCTTGGAGCAACCGGACACATTGGCCCTCCCTCAGGTCGATGGCTGGAATGATCAACACTCTTATTTCCCCCATTCCCATTTGGATTTACAGTATACCTTTGGTAGAAGGGATGCCCTTCTCCCTTGGATCGAAGGATACGGCTTGCCGGAGGGCTCGACCTACCGCTTTGAATACCGCCTCAATAATGTGATGGGTGTTGTGTCCTGTCTCCTGCTTAACATGCAGTGTTACCCCTCCATGCAGGGTAAAAGCGCGCCAGAATTCTTCCACCAGCTCCGTATCAAAGTCCCCTACTCTACCTTGCGGCAAAGCCACTTGCATGCTGAGATATGGCCGGCCGCTGAGATCAACCACCGCCAGCACCAAAGCATCATCCATAGGTATCCAAGCACTGCCGTAACGCTGGATGCCTGTCTTGTCGCCGATAGCCTGGCTCAAGGCCCGGCCCAGGCAGATACCCACATCTTCCACCGTGTGATGGGCATCGACGGCCAGATCCCCCGTTACCCTGGTCAAATCCAAATTTAAGCCCCCGTGGCGCACCAGCTGCTGCAGCATGTGATCGAAAAAGCCTATGCCCGTGGTTCCCTGCATGACTCCTTGACCGTCCAGTTCCAGCGTCAAGGCAATGTCTGTTTCCCCGGTGGCGCGGGTAATCACTGCTTTTCTTCCCATGCCGCCACCCTCCTGCGCACCGCCACGGCCCTCCCGTGAGCAGCCAGGCCTTCTACCCGGGCCAGTTCCTCCACGGCCTCCGCTGCCTCCAGCAAGCCGGCTTGGGTGTAACCAATCAAGCTGGTCTTTTTCATGTACATGTCCACATTTAGGGGTGAGGAGAAACGGGCCGTACCCCCGGTAGGCAGGACATGATTGGGCCCAGCATAATAGTCTCCCAGGGATTCCGGCGAATAATGCCCCAGGAAAACGGCACCGGCGTTTTCCACCCGGCCCAACCAGCTAAAAGGCTGGTCTAAGCATAATTCCAAGTGTTCCGGGGCAAAACGGTTGGCCAAATCGAAAGCCTCTCCCAGGTCGGCGGTGATAATTATGGCCCCCCTGTGCTCCAGCGACCGGCCGGCGATCTCCCGCCTAGGCAGCTCCGCCAGCTGTTTCATGACTTCCCGGGCCGTTTTTTCCGCCAAGTCTCTCTCCGGGGTAATTAAAATGGAACGGGCCAGGGGATCGTGCTCCGCCTGGGAGAGGAGATCCGCGGCCAAAAAGACCGGGTTGGCCGTTTGGTCGGCGATAATCAAGATCTCACTGGGCCCAGCCAGCATGTCAATATCCACATCACCGTAACATAGTTTTTTCGCCATCGTGACATAAATATTCCCAGGTCCGACAATTTTATCCACAGGATTGATGGTCTCGGTACCATAAGTCAGAGCGGCCACGGCCTGCGCTCCGCCTATTTTATAGATCTCCGTGACCCCCGCTTCCTTGGCGGCCACCAGGGTATAAGGATTAACGGTACCGTTCCTGCCCGGCGGTGTCACCATCACCAGTTCTTTCACCCCGGCTACCAGGCCGGGCAGCGCCGTCATCAACACGGAAGAGGGGTAGGCCGCCCTGCCCCCGGGCACATATAACCCCACCCGGGTCAAGGGCCGGTAGAGCTGGCCCAGAATATTGCCTGCCTCATCCACCTGCCACCAGGATTTCTCCAGCTGCCGGCGGTGAAAATTAATAATGTTTTCTTTGGCCTGTCTTAAAGCTTTCAAAAAACCCGGCGTGACTTCGTCATAAGCAGCCTCGATTTCCCCGGCGGTCACCTGCAGTCCTTTACCGGCCAGGGAAGCCCCGTCAAACCGCTCCGTGTAGTCATATAATGCCCGGTCCCCGTCCCGTCGCACCGTATCAATAATTTCCATGACTTGCGGCAGTACTTCATAGCCGCTGATTTGTCCCGCTTTTCTTAACTCCTCCACCACGGGATCCTGACTGTCAATAATGCGCAGCACTAGTCCGCCCCCATTTCTACCACTTGTTTTAATCGCTGCACCAGCGGCTCCAATCGTTGATAATCCATCCGGTAGCTCACCCGGTTGGCGATCAGGCGAGCCGTGGCGCTGAAAATATCACTGACGGCCACTAACCGGTTTTCTCTCAAAGTCCTGCCCGTGGACACGATGTCGACGATCATATCTGCCAAGCCAACC from Clostridia bacterium carries:
- the hisD gene encoding histidinol dehydrogenase, whose amino-acid sequence is MLRIIDSQDPVVEELRKAGQISGYEVLPQVMEIIDTVRRDGDRALYDYTERFDGASLAGKGLQVTAGEIEAAYDEVTPGFLKALRQAKENIINFHRRQLEKSWWQVDEAGNILGQLYRPLTRVGLYVPGGRAAYPSSVLMTALPGLVAGVKELVMVTPPGRNGTVNPYTLVAAKEAGVTEIYKIGGAQAVAALTYGTETINPVDKIVGPGNIYVTMAKKLCYGDVDIDMLAGPSEILIIADQTANPVFLAADLLSQAEHDPLARSILITPERDLAEKTAREVMKQLAELPRREIAGRSLEHRGAIIITADLGEAFDLANRFAPEHLELCLDQPFSWLGRVENAGAVFLGHYSPESLGDYYAGPNHVLPTGGTARFSSPLNVDMYMKKTSLIGYTQAGLLEAAEAVEELARVEGLAAHGRAVAVRRRVAAWEEKQ
- the hisB gene encoding imidazoleglycerol-phosphate dehydratase HisB, producing the protein MGRKAVITRATGETDIALTLELDGQGVMQGTTGIGFFDHMLQQLVRHGGLNLDLTRVTGDLAVDAHHTVEDVGICLGRALSQAIGDKTGIQRYGSAWIPMDDALVLAVVDLSGRPYLSMQVALPQGRVGDFDTELVEEFWRAFTLHGGVTLHVKQETGHNTHHIIEAVFKAVGRALRQAVSFDPREKGIPSTKGIL